The following coding sequences are from one Malaciobacter pacificus window:
- the flhB gene encoding flagellar biosynthesis protein FlhB — protein MADEEEKTEEPTEKKLQDAKNQGNVPKSMEVTGAAILLFGSVYLLFFSSFSLLEIKKLMLFSYGFIGEEMTSTVYTSITVYVVVTLLKALAPLFILVLLLTLIMNWAQFGFVAAPLKFDLQKLDPIKGLKNIFGLKKALEALKLTLKLTIIITVMTLLFLFTNKLFLAMMNQETMATISTMIELTIYFLAAILFIIIIFAIIDFYFTRYYYTKSLRMSKQEIKDEFKNMEGDPQVKGRIRRIQMKMAMQRMMSNVPDADVVITNPTHYAVAMKYDNTKDSAPKVVAKGIDFLAIKIKDIAKENDIPIIENPSLARALYDQIEAEQEVPSEFYKALAEIFSYVYELKNRR, from the coding sequence ATGGCTGATGAAGAAGAAAAAACAGAAGAACCCACAGAGAAAAAACTCCAAGATGCAAAAAATCAAGGTAATGTTCCAAAATCAATGGAAGTTACTGGTGCAGCAATATTACTTTTCGGGTCAGTATATCTACTTTTCTTTTCATCTTTTTCTTTATTAGAAATAAAAAAATTAATGCTTTTTTCTTATGGCTTTATTGGTGAAGAGATGACAAGTACTGTATATACGTCTATTACCGTATATGTTGTTGTTACTTTGTTAAAAGCTTTAGCCCCACTGTTTATTTTGGTTTTACTACTTACTTTAATAATGAATTGGGCACAGTTTGGTTTTGTTGCTGCTCCATTGAAATTTGATTTACAAAAACTTGATCCAATAAAAGGTTTAAAAAATATTTTTGGATTAAAAAAGGCATTAGAAGCTTTAAAATTAACATTGAAGTTGACAATTATCATTACAGTAATGACACTACTATTTTTATTTACGAATAAACTTTTTTTGGCAATGATGAATCAAGAAACTATGGCAACAATTTCTACGATGATTGAATTAACTATATATTTTTTAGCAGCAATACTTTTTATTATAATTATTTTTGCTATAATAGATTTTTATTTTACACGATATTATTATACAAAATCTCTTAGAATGAGTAAACAAGAGATAAAAGATGAATTTAAAAATATGGAGGGAGATCCTCAAGTTAAGGGTAGAATTAGAAGAATTCAAATGAAAATGGCTATGCAAAGGATGATGAGTAATGTACCTGATGCTGATGTTGTAATCACAAACCCTACACACTATGCTGTGGCTATGAAATATGATAACACAAAAGACTCTGCACCTAAAGTTGTTGCAAAAGGAATAGATTTCTTAGCTATTAAAATAAAAGATATTGCAAAAGAGAATGATATACCTATTATTGAAAATCCTTCTCTTGCAAGAGCTCTTTATGACCAAATTGAAGCCGAGCAAGAAGTTCCAAGTGAGTTTTATAAAGCTTTAGCAGAAATTTTCTCATATGTATATGAGTTAAAAAATAGAAGGTAA
- a CDS encoding flagellar biosynthetic protein FliR, with the protein MEAFFSLFNSEIVFHFLLLLARILAFVAFMPVFGHTAISPTIRVALAFFITVFIFPLVNINSDINESNFLISIISEITLGLVASMFINIIFSAVKIIGDFVGYSTALSMAMMFDPTTGSQEGLISKLLFWIALMVFFQTGMYEMTIVILLKSFSIIHLGTFDIFSYDGIQIAIDEIKRMFAFAFAFALPLFFIGFIMDVYYGYGTKSMPAFSPFIITFQLKFGLIFLFLILGMEVFTETFTNYFISKFE; encoded by the coding sequence ATGGAAGCATTTTTTTCTTTATTTAATAGTGAAATTGTATTTCACTTTCTACTTTTACTTGCTAGAATTCTAGCTTTTGTAGCTTTTATGCCAGTGTTTGGCCACACTGCAATTTCACCAACTATTAGAGTTGCTTTAGCCTTTTTTATCACTGTGTTTATCTTTCCTTTGGTAAATATAAATTCAGATATAAATGAAAGTAATTTTTTAATAAGTATTATCAGTGAAATTACTTTAGGTTTAGTTGCTTCTATGTTTATAAATATAATTTTTTCAGCAGTAAAAATTATAGGTGACTTTGTTGGATATTCAACTGCCTTATCAATGGCAATGATGTTTGATCCAACTACAGGATCTCAAGAGGGTTTAATTTCTAAGCTTCTTTTTTGGATTGCATTGATGGTTTTTTTTCAAACAGGTATGTATGAAATGACAATAGTTATTTTGCTGAAAAGTTTTTCTATTATTCATTTAGGAACATTTGACATATTTTCATATGATGGAATTCAAATTGCAATTGATGAGATTAAAAGAATGTTTGCATTTGCATTTGCATTTGCATTACCACTTTTTTTTATAGGATTTATTATGGATGTTTATTATGGCTATGGTACAAAATCAATGCCAGCTTTTTCTCCATTTATAATTACTTTTCAGTTAAAATTTGGATTAATATTTCTTTTTTTAATTTTAGGAATGGAAGTATTTACTGAAACATTTACTAACTATTTTATAAGTAAATTTGAATAA
- a CDS encoding flagellar hook-length control protein FliK yields MAKQINSLILETATTSTSTKTSPLETKGEKTESSLFDSLLKNNFSNIDETSKTTINEKNQSPTNISQNISNNGNNELKVNSIDETVKTQNLNVNVSTQETSETKVEIKSSLLDKLVSEAKKDISSKNNTVNINDTVNIKEEHKNKKESLNSNTEVKKLDISSSLNNLETKIVSNTSISETKEEIKTENTQVKVVDNNKNTQAGTLTSQNIVNSGNAQIEVNNNQKLVKTPNVNKSIDLDEASQAKVEVKQSLSDKFTQEISKDITSQNNIQSINIKVDQKEPSQIESKEVKIVEDELNKTQTKSQAVKDLSTNQNIGVKLNNEEVNNKTQNLNTDINNELENPKVETKSSLLDKLMVEAKKDIDSNNNTKDINNIIEVQEDNKIIKEGTDSKVETKKVDINLTLNNEEAKKVADSVNTIEDTKIIKEGTDSNIETKNVNINLTLNNEEAKNIADSSDTISEEKKIDNVQLKVVEDNNNKTQILTESSSKVIADNERNESKENSNNETLKTHVISPTDKVEVKSSNTNEEVAKAFDSLNSIDSSSTENTVNISKEELLKTKKVDDTAQKNNSTLMDQLIQKNRQLVFGNEITSSQKQTQDNDFLTSMYLGSQKNIISNQSLFNKNEAVSLASNANSIEEVKTSANMLDLGLEDIDIQKAVKTVKKLDIDKLDRHNLLDKLAFNKNILNMDLRSMITSSIEASKALLEDTINIVDDMALNVNNTLVQSLQTKIVGARQQMGQMMSDVARQMYENYKPPVTAFRINLNPATLGAIAIVMRNDRDNGLTISMSVSSGTTLDAMIENQNSLRNSLNKLFDENTKFNLNFSSSSDNQSSNQNNQNNSSGQNLNNQEILKSIEENEIQEEKNTDYM; encoded by the coding sequence ATGGCAAAGCAAATTAACTCTTTAATTTTAGAGACAGCAACAACTAGCACTAGTACTAAAACATCACCTTTAGAAACTAAAGGTGAAAAAACTGAGTCATCATTATTTGATTCTTTACTAAAAAATAATTTTAGTAATATTGATGAAACTTCAAAAACTACAATCAATGAAAAAAATCAATCACCAACAAATATATCTCAGAATATATCAAATAATGGTAATAATGAGTTAAAAGTAAATAGTATTGATGAGACGGTAAAAACACAAAATTTAAATGTAAATGTTTCAACACAAGAGACTAGTGAAACAAAAGTTGAAATTAAATCTTCATTATTAGACAAATTAGTATCTGAAGCTAAAAAAGACATAAGCTCAAAGAATAATACTGTAAATATAAATGATACAGTTAATATTAAAGAAGAGCATAAAAATAAAAAAGAGAGTTTAAATTCTAATACAGAAGTAAAAAAACTTGATATAAGTTCATCATTAAATAATTTAGAAACAAAAATAGTTTCAAATACATCAATCAGTGAAACAAAAGAAGAAATAAAAACAGAAAATACACAAGTAAAAGTAGTAGATAATAATAAAAATACACAAGCAGGAACACTCACATCACAAAATATAGTAAATAGCGGAAATGCACAGATAGAAGTAAATAATAATCAAAAGCTTGTTAAAACACCAAATGTAAATAAAAGTATTGATTTAGATGAGGCTAGTCAAGCTAAAGTTGAAGTAAAACAATCATTATCAGATAAATTTACACAAGAAATAAGTAAAGATATAACTTCTCAAAATAATATTCAAAGTATAAATATTAAAGTTGATCAAAAAGAACCTAGTCAAATAGAATCTAAAGAAGTAAAAATAGTGGAAGATGAGCTTAATAAAACTCAGACAAAATCACAGGCTGTTAAAGATTTATCAACTAATCAGAATATTGGAGTTAAGCTAAATAATGAAGAGGTAAATAATAAGACTCAAAACTTAAACACAGATATTAACAATGAACTAGAAAATCCAAAAGTTGAAACAAAATCATCTTTGTTAGATAAGTTAATGGTAGAAGCAAAGAAAGATATTGATTCAAATAACAATACTAAAGATATTAATAATATTATAGAAGTTCAAGAAGATAATAAGATAATAAAAGAGGGTACAGACTCAAAAGTTGAGACAAAGAAAGTAGATATAAATTTAACTTTAAATAATGAAGAAGCAAAAAAAGTTGCTGATTCAGTAAATACAATAGAAGATACTAAGATAATAAAAGAGGGTACAGACTCAAATATTGAGACAAAGAATGTAAACATAAATCTAACTTTAAATAATGAAGAAGCAAAAAATATTGCTGATTCATCAGATACAATAAGTGAAGAGAAAAAAATAGATAATGTACAGTTAAAAGTTGTGGAAGATAACAATAATAAGACACAAATATTGACTGAATCATCTTCAAAAGTAATTGCAGATAATGAAAGAAATGAATCAAAAGAAAATAGTAATAATGAAACTCTTAAAACACATGTTATTTCACCTACTGATAAAGTAGAAGTTAAATCTTCAAATACAAATGAGGAAGTTGCTAAAGCTTTTGATTCGTTAAATAGTATAGATTCCTCATCAACTGAAAATACAGTAAATATTTCAAAAGAAGAATTGTTAAAAACTAAAAAAGTAGATGATACTGCACAAAAGAATAATTCAACTTTAATGGACCAATTAATACAAAAAAATAGGCAATTAGTTTTTGGAAATGAAATTACAAGTAGTCAAAAACAGACTCAAGATAATGATTTTTTAACTAGTATGTATTTAGGAAGTCAAAAAAATATAATTTCAAATCAATCTTTATTTAATAAAAATGAAGCTGTTTCCTTAGCTTCAAATGCAAATTCTATTGAAGAAGTTAAAACAAGTGCAAATATGTTAGACCTTGGATTAGAAGATATTGACATACAAAAAGCTGTAAAAACTGTGAAAAAATTAGATATTGATAAACTAGATAGACATAATCTTTTAGATAAACTTGCTTTTAATAAAAATATATTAAATATGGATTTAAGAAGTATGATTACTTCTTCTATTGAAGCAAGTAAAGCATTACTAGAAGATACTATAAATATTGTTGATGATATGGCATTAAATGTAAACAATACACTTGTTCAATCACTCCAAACAAAAATAGTCGGAGCAAGACAACAAATGGGGCAAATGATGTCTGATGTTGCAAGACAAATGTATGAAAATTATAAGCCTCCTGTAACAGCATTTAGAATTAATTTAAATCCTGCAACACTTGGAGCTATAGCAATTGTAATGAGAAATGATAGAGATAATGGCTTAACAATTAGTATGAGTGTATCAAGTGGAACTACATTAGATGCTATGATTGAGAATCAAAATAGTTTAAGAAATTCATTAAATAAACTATTTGATGAAAATACTAAATTTAATTTAAATTTTAGTTCTTCTAGCGATAATCAGTCTTCTAATCAAAATAATCAGAATAATAGCTCAGGACAAAATCTTAATAATCAAGAGATATTAAAATCTATAGAGGAAAATGAAATACAAGAAGAAAAAAATACAGATTATATGTAA
- the flgC gene encoding flagellar basal body rod protein FlgC has translation MGFFDGYNVSSSGMSAQRTRINVVSANIANAKTTHTEEGGPYKKQQVVFEDILLAEGKKTNSNDVERTNDKNSDLALRGVGVKSIIESDAKPVMRYEPTHPDANEDGYVAYPDINPVVEMVDLIEAMRSYEANVAAFNTHKNIDSKTLDILNA, from the coding sequence ATGGGTTTTTTTGATGGTTATAATGTATCAAGCTCAGGAATGAGTGCTCAAAGAACTAGAATTAATGTCGTAAGTGCAAATATAGCAAATGCAAAAACTACTCATACAGAAGAAGGTGGACCTTACAAAAAACAACAAGTTGTATTTGAAGATATTTTATTAGCAGAGGGTAAAAAAACAAATTCAAATGATGTTGAAAGAACAAATGACAAAAACTCTGATTTAGCATTAAGAGGTGTTGGTGTTAAATCTATTATTGAATCTGATGCAAAACCAGTTATGAGGTATGAACCAACTCATCCTGATGCAAATGAAGATGGATATGTTGCATATCCTGATATAAATCCTGTAGTTGAAATGGTAGATTTAATTGAGGCTATGAGGTCATATGAAGCAAATGTTGCTGCATTTAATACTCATAAAAATATTGATTCTAAAACATTAGATATTTTAAATGCGTAG
- the fliE gene encoding flagellar hook-basal body complex protein FliE: protein MKLSTISETLNAIKLEESKSSNSLKINDDKSFDKMLKDAVNEVNNQQVQGYKAMEGIATGKVTNLQEAVKQIEEAELSLKLALETKNKAINAYKEIMKMQI, encoded by the coding sequence TTGAAATTATCTACAATATCAGAAACTTTAAATGCAATTAAATTAGAAGAATCTAAATCTTCTAATAGTTTAAAAATAAATGATGATAAATCATTCGATAAGATGTTAAAAGACGCTGTTAATGAAGTAAATAACCAACAAGTACAAGGTTATAAAGCTATGGAAGGTATAGCAACAGGAAAAGTTACTAATCTACAAGAAGCAGTTAAACAAATAGAAGAAGCAGAACTTTCTTTGAAATTAGCTTTAGAAACAAAAAATAAAGCAATTAATGCATACAAAGAAATTATGAAAATGCAAATATAG